In the genome of Bradyrhizobium arachidis, one region contains:
- a CDS encoding class I SAM-dependent methyltransferase: MQRPDPKSFDRYFNTAESGMVRGNHRFYVNYLFQGIDFKGKTMLDIGGGDGMLSLYAACSGAEKVICLEPEIAGSTTGTSAAFLRTASVLGQTKVQLLPSRLQDYDPGDGTFDILLLHASINHLDEDACIGLDRDREAQRSYDQLFGKLSSLARPGAKLIIVDCARRNLFGDLRLKNPFMPTIEWHKHQSPQLWARHLAQAGFDNPIIRWHSFNTLRSAGRLLLGNRVAAYCLTSSFCLTMEKRGEASAGPRPANTR; this comes from the coding sequence ATGCAGCGACCCGATCCGAAATCATTTGACCGCTACTTCAATACCGCAGAAAGCGGGATGGTCCGCGGAAATCATCGTTTCTATGTAAACTATCTTTTTCAAGGAATCGATTTCAAAGGCAAGACGATGCTCGATATTGGCGGAGGCGATGGGATGCTGTCGCTTTACGCCGCATGTTCAGGAGCAGAAAAAGTCATCTGCCTTGAACCGGAGATCGCGGGTTCGACCACTGGCACAAGCGCTGCGTTCCTGCGCACTGCCTCCGTCCTTGGCCAAACAAAGGTGCAACTTCTTCCTAGTCGGTTGCAGGACTATGACCCTGGCGATGGCACGTTCGACATTTTGCTCCTGCACGCATCGATCAATCACCTGGACGAAGATGCGTGCATCGGACTGGATCGCGATCGCGAAGCGCAGCGCTCGTATGACCAATTGTTTGGCAAGCTTTCCTCGCTGGCCCGTCCCGGCGCAAAACTCATCATTGTCGACTGCGCTCGGCGAAACCTGTTTGGTGACTTGCGCCTAAAGAATCCCTTTATGCCGACGATAGAGTGGCATAAGCACCAATCGCCTCAGTTGTGGGCTCGGCATCTTGCTCAGGCCGGCTTCGACAATCCGATCATTCGATGGCATTCATTCAACACCTTAAGATCCGCCGGACGGCTGCTTCTTGGCAACCGCGTAGCCGCCTACTGTCTCACAAGCTCGTTCTGCCTCACCATGGAGAAACGGGGCGAGGCCTCGGCCGGTCCGAGGCCAGCGAACACGCGATAG